A segment of the Streptomyces sp. XD-27 genome:
GGATGAACCGCACGGCCCAGGCCGTGGACGGCACGGCCTTCGGAAGCCTGCTGGTCAACGCCGAGCGGCGGCGGCAGCGCTCCGCGGCGATCGGTTCGGTGCTGCGCAGCGTCGCGTCGTTCCTGATCATGGGCACGGCCGGGCTGATGATCCTGTCCGTGTTGAAGATCAATCTCGCGCCGCTGCTCGCCAGCGCGGGGGTCGCGGGCGTGGCCATCGGTTTCGGCGCCCGGAACCTGGTCACCGACTTCCTCTCCGGTGTCTTCATGATCCTTGAGGACCAGTACGGGGTCGGCGACTCCATCGACGCGGGCGTCGCCTCCGGCGAGGTGATCGAGGTCGGGCTGCGGGTGACCAAGCTGCGCGGCGCGGACGGCGAGATCTGGTACGTACGCAACGGCGAGGTCAAGCGGATCGGCAACCTCAGCCAGGGCTGGGCCACCGCCACCGTCGACGTCCAGGTCCGCTCCGACGAGGATCTGGACCGGGTGCGCTCGGTGATCACGGCGGCCGGCGAGGACATGGCCAAGGACGAGCCGTGGAACGAGCGGCTGTGGGAGCCGGTCGAGGTCCTGGGGCTCGACGCGGTCTATCTGGACTCGATGGTCGTCAAGGTCTCGGCCAAGACGATGCCGGGCAAGGCGCTCGGCGTCCAGCGGGAGCTGCGCTGGCGGATCAAGCGGGCCCTGGACGCGGCGGGCATCCGGCAGGTCGGCCGCCCGCCGGAGCCGGACCTGGAGACCGAGGAGGCGCCGGACCCGACGGCGACCATCGCCGCGCCGTCCGCGCTGGCCGATCCGCTGTCGCCGCGGGCCCAGGCGGCGAGCCCGCTGATACCGCCGCAGGCGCCGACGCAGAAGTGAGGGGGCTCTCGCCCTCTTGCCCCTCCGTGCCCGCCCCCGTACCGTCGTCCCCCTCACTCAATAGGAAAGTTTCCTAACAGAGGGGGCGGGGGCGAGGCGCCATGGCCGGTTCTGCGGGGACGCCCGGCACGCCACGCGTGCTGCGGGCCATGAACGACCGGACCGCGCTGGAGCTGCTGGTCGCACACGGGCCGCTCACCCGGACCCGGCTGGGCGAGCTCGCCGGGCTGTCCAAGCCGACCGCGTCCCAGCTGCTGGGGCGGCTGGAGGCCGCGGGGCTCGTGCGCGTCACCGGGACCGCCACCGGACGGCCGGGGCCCAACGCCCGGTTGTACGAGATCAATCCGGCCGCGGCGCACGTCGCCGCCCTCGCGGTGGACCACGCGGGGGTCACGGCGGCCGTCGCCGACATCACCGGCGCGGTGCTGGGCGAGCACCGGGTGAGCGCCGCGGCCACCGACGCGGCCACCGACGCGGATGTCCGCGGCCGGACCGCCGGGATCATCACCGAGACCGCCGGGATCATCACCGAGGCCGTCGGGATCGTCACCGAGGCCGTCGACGGCGCGCTGGCGGCCGCCGGGCTGGGGAACGGGGACCTGCACCAGGCCGTCATCGGGATGCCCGGCGCGCTGGACCCGCGCTCCGGAGAACTGCGGTACGCGCCTCACCTGCCCGGATGGCAGTCCCGCACGCTCCGGGACGACCTCGCGGCGGCCCTCGGCACGCCGGTGGTGATCGAGAACGACGTCAACCTCGCCGCCGTCGCCGAGCAGCACCTCGGCACCGCCCAGGACGTCGACGACTTCGTCCTGGTCCGGGTCGACGAGGGCATCGGCGCCGCCGTCGTCCTCGGCGGCCGACCGCTGCGCGGCGCGACCGGCGGGGCGGGCGAGATCGGCTACATGCCGCTGCCGGGCGCCCCGCCGGCGCGCGGCGGCCCGGCCGCCGCCGCCCGGCCCGACGCCGGCGGCGGCTTCCAGAAGCTCGTGGGCTCGCCCGCCGTCGTCGAGCTCGCCCGCGACCACGGCATCGCCGCACCCACCGCCGCCAAGGCACTCGCCCAGGCGCTGCACACCCCCGGTGCCGGCGACGCGGTCCTCACCGAGCTGGCGCGGCGACTGGTCAGCGGACTCGCCGCGGTCGTCGCGGTGGTCGACCCCGAGCTGGTGGTGCTCTCCGGGGAGGTCCCGCAGGCCGGCGGAAAGCGGCTGCTGGAGCTGGTCGAGGCCGAATTCACCGGACTCGCGCTGCCCCGGCCGAGGCTGCGGCTGAGCACCGTCGCAGGGTCCCCGATCCTCATCGGCGCGCTGCGCACCGCCCTCGCCGCGGCCCGCGACGCCGTGTTCGACACCGCCTGAGCCTGCGTTGGCCGGTTCGACCAGTCCAGTCGGTTCAGCCGGTTCAGCCGGTTCACCGGTTTCACGCCTGCCCGCACTGTCAACGGAAACCTGAACGGTCGAAGACGGGAGTCAAGCGTTGAAGCTCGCAGTCGTGGGTGGCGGCTCCACCTACACGCCGGAACTCGTCGACGGATTCGCGCGGCTGCGCGACGTCCTGCCCCTCGCGGAACTCGTCCTGGTCGACCCGGCCACGGAACGGCTGGAGCTGATCGGCCGCCTCGCCCGGCGCATCTTCGCCAAGCAGGGCCATCCCGGGCGGATCTCCTGGACCACCGATCTCGACGCGGCCGTGGAGGGCGCCGACGCGGTCCTGCTGCAACTGCGCGTCGGCGGGCAGACGGCGCGGAACCAGGACGAGACCTGGCCGCTGGAGTGCGGCTGCGTCGGGCAGGAGACGACCGGGGCGGGCGGGCTGGCGAAGGCGCTGCGCACGGTTCCGGTGGTACTGGACATCGCCGAGCGGGTACGCCGCCGCAGCCCGGACGCGTGGATCGTGGACTTCACCAATCCGGTGGGCATCGTGACCCGCGCGCTGCTGACGGCCGGTCACCGGGCCGTCGGGCTGTGCAACGTGGCGATCGGCTTCCAGCGCAGGTTCGCCGCGCTGCTGGGCGTCGCGCCGGAGGAGATCGCGCTGGACCATGTGGGGCTCAACCACCTCACCTGGGAACGCGGGGTGCGGCTCGGCGGCCCGGACGGCACGGACGTGCTGCCGAAGCTGCTCGCCGAGCACGGCGACGCCATCGCGGCTCAGGTGCGGATGCCGCGCGCGCTGCTGGACCGCCTCGGCGTCGTCCCCTCCTACTACCTGCGCTACTACTACCAGCACGACGAGGTCGTACGAGAGCTCAAGGCCAAGCCGTCCCGGGCGGCGGCGGTGGCCGCCATCGAACGGCGGCTGCTGGAGCTGTATGCGGACCCGGGGCTGGACGGCAAGCCGGACCTGCTGGACAAGCGCGGCGGTGCCTTCTACTCCGAGGCGGCGGTGGCCCTCACCTCCTCCCTGCTGACCGGCACCGGCGACGTACAGGTGGTGAACGTCCTCAACAACGGCACGCTGCCCTTCCTTCCCGACGACGCGGTGATCGAGGTCCCGGCGGCGGTGGACGCGCGGGGCGCCCGGCCGTTGCCGCAACCCCCGTTGGAACCGCTGTACGCCGGGCTGATCGCGAGCGTCACCGCGTATGAACACCTGGCGCTGGAGGCGGCGTTGAAGGGCGGCCGGGAGCGGGTCTTCCGGGCCCTGCTGTCCCATCCGCTGATCGGCCAGTCGGAGCAGGCGGAGACCCTGACCGACGCGCTGCTGGCGCACAACAGGGAGCACCTGGCGTGGACTTGAGCGACACGGCCGGGAAGAGCGTCATGCGAGGCTTCGTGAGGGGGGCTTCGTGAGGGGTGCCGTACTGTCCGTGGACGCGGGCAACAGCAAGACCGACGTGGCGTTGGTGGACGTGGACGGCACCGTACTCGGCACGGCCCGCGGCGGCGGCTTCCACCCGCACCTGGTGGGCGCCGAACGCGCGGTCGCCGGGTTGGCGCCGCTGGTGGCCGAGGTCGCCGCGCAGGCGGGCTCGGACGGACCGACGCGGGTGCGTCATGTGCAGGCGTGCTTGGCCAACGCCGATCTCCCAACGGAGGAGCGGCGGCTGACCGAACAACTCACCGCGCGGGCCTGGGGCGAGACGACCACCGTCGCCAACGACACCTTCGCCCTGCTGCGCGCCGGGCTCGGCGACGGCCGCGAGCCGGTGGGCGTCGCCGTGGTCTGCGGCGCGGGCATCAACTGCGCGGGGCTGGCGCCCGGCGGACGTACCGCCTGCTTCCCCGCCGTCGGGCGGATCTCCGGCGACTGGGGCGGCGGGGCGTTCCTGGCCGACGAGGCCCTGTGGTGGGCGGCGCGCGCGGCGGACGGGCGCGGCGACCCGACGGAGCTGGCGGCCGCGCTGCCCGCGCGCTTCGGGCTGGCCGGGATGTACGAGCTGATCGAGGCGCTGCACCTGGGCCGGATCCCCGGGGAACGCCGCCACGACATGGCCCCCGTGCTGTTCTCGGTGGCCGCGGCGGGCGACCGCGTCGCGCGCCGGATCGTCGCCCGGCAGGCCGACGAGGTCGTCGCGCTGGCCACGACCGCCCTGGCGCGGCTGGAGCTGCTGGAGGAGGCGGTGCCGGTGGTGCTGGGCGGCGGCGTACTGACGGCCCGCCACCCCCTGCTCGACGACCGGATCCGCACCCAGCTGGCAGCCCGCGCCCCCAAGGCCGTCCCCCACCTGGTCACGGCCCCGCCCGTCCTGGGCGCGGCCTTGCTGGCTCTGGACCACGTGGCGGCACCACCGTCGTCGTACGTACGGCTGCGCGCGCAGTACGCGTGACGTAACCGGCCCGCCCCGAATGCCGTGGGGTCGGGCCGTCGCGTCGGGTGCGGCTCCTTACTCAAGCCCCCCGAACCGGCCTGAGGCCGCAGCGGCAACGAACCTGGGCATCTGCTCGCGGGTGAGCAGCAGCGGGGCCCGTGCGAATCCTTGCTGTCCCGAACAGCGATCGTGTCGTCGCCCACGATGCCGCACTCGACGCAGTCGAACTACGCGCCGGAGGCCGAAGACTTCCACCACGTCACGGCCAGTGTCGATGCGTCCTCAACATGACTCATAGGCTCTTCCTTATCTGCGCGATCAGTACCGCTGACGCCTCGACCGACTCAGCAGCGGACGCGAGCCGTTGCCACGCAGTGCGGTACACGGCGATCTTGTCCCGGTCCTCGACGTACAGCGGGGTCGAGGCCAGCCCCTCGGTATAGGCGACGTCGAGGTCCATATGCGGCCCGAAGCCCAGGATGCTGAATGTCCCCAGCTGCCCGACATGCAACGGGGCCTCGGACCGCAGCACCTGGATGGTGACGTTCGGCCGCTTGCTCATCGACAGCAATCGCCCCAGTTGCTCATACATCAGGTTCTCGTCTGCGACGGTCGAGCGCAGGGCCTGTTCAGCGATGATCGCCCACATCGTGAGCGGTTTCTCGCGTGTGAGCACCGCCTGACGCGCGAGCCGGACCTCGACCAGCGCGTCGATCTGCGCCGCGACCGCCTCGGACATCGCTGTTGCGCGGTTGATCTCACGTGCGTACTCGGCCGTTTGGAGAAGGCCGGGGATCGCGCCCAAATGCCACGCCGAGACGGACTCCGCCTCGGCTTCGAGGCTGATCAGATCCTCGTACGCGGGAGTGAGAACATCCCGGTACGAATTCCACCAGCCGCGCTGGTCGCCGTCTTTGGTGAGCATGACCAGGGCGGCGCGCAGCTCATCACTCACCTCGCGGCCCAGCGTGGCGTACAGATCCAGCAGCGCCTCGACGTCCTTCGCCTTCGTCGCGCTCTTGGCCGTCTCTATCCGCGACAACTTCGAGGGGACGAACAAGCCCTCGGACCGCTCCGCGACCTCATCGAGGGTGAGTTCACCCCGCAGGGCGCGCAACTTCGCACCAAGGCGGCGCCGACGCACAGTGGGCACGCTCACGGGCCCCCTCCTTTCCAGTGTCCTGACGGACAGTTTGCCCCGCCCAACATCGCCTGTCACTTGAGGACTTACCACGCTACCCGACCGCTTTCACATCAGCATGCAATTTTCTATCTTGCCGCAGGCAGGTTGCGAGGAGGCGGGATAGAGGGGCACTCTGATGTGACCAAATGCGACCGCACCGTCACTCGCGCTGCGAACCGTCCTGCGCGGCGCGGCGCTTACCCGTGAGGGGTCATGCATGATCGAACAACGACGGAACCCGAAGCCCGCCTGCTGTGCACCTCAAGCCGGAATCCCGCCAGTGCTCTTACTGGCGAGCGAGCCCCAATCCGCCAGAACGGCCCGCACATTCGTACGTGAGTACGTCGATTACCACGTTCCGGGCGCAAGCGAGGACCACGTCGACACCGTCGTACTGGTCACGTGCGAACTGGTCACCAACTCCATCCGCTACGGCACCGAGCCCGGCGGGTCCCTAAGCGTCGTCATTAACGCCGACGAAGAACGAACGCGCGTCGAGGTACACGACCCCGTACACCGCCGACCGCGCCCCCGGCCAGAGTCCACCCATCGCGACCGCGGACGCGGCCTGCTCATCCTCGATGCCCTGTGCCCCGGTCAGTGGGGCGTGACCAACAGGCCCCACGGCAAGGCCGTGTGGGCGGAAGTGAAGGCAACATGATCACGCCTGGCGTTCAGGCCACGCCCGGACCCGGGTTCGTCGCCAGCGTCCGCCTCGCGACCGGCATCCACCGAACCGAGTCGTACAGCGTCGCTCAACTACTCGCCTACCACGTACCGCCCCGCCTCGCTCATGAGAACGTCGGGCGCATCAAAGACAACATGCGCGCCCTCGCCGACTCACTGCGCCTCGGCCACGCCGAGCAGCGACCGCCCTTGATCGGACGCCGCATCCAGCTACGGGGCAACCTGCCGTGGCTCGACTACGGCGACGAGAAATGGCGGCTGTGCATCCCGGCGGCGCCCTCATGGGTAGAGCTGGTCACTTGGGGCGCCCCCGTCCGCATCTGTGTCCTGCTCGAACCTCTCGCCGCAGGCTCCGGACAAGCAGAGACCGACGCGCACGTACGGCACTGCTTCACCAAACGGTCACTGCGCTGGGGAACGACATACCTCGCCTGAACCTCCCCGTACGAGGGACGGGCCGCCCCGGAGTGAGAGAGACCCCGGGCCGACCCGCTGAGGTTCGAGCGTAACCGGCCCACGATCGCCCCACCCACTGAGGGACAAGAAGACCGAAAGCGGATGGGGCGGTCGGCAAGACGTCGTCCTGTCCCGCCCCGCACCTGAAAGGTCACCCGAACGCGCCCGCGAAATCCTCGCGACCATCGAGGCCGACCCCGAGTACGACCGCCTGCGCACCGCGTGCGCCAAGTACGACGAGGACTGGACCAGCTTCATGGGGTACGCCCTCGTCGACGGGTTCGACATCGCCAAGGACACCGAACCCTTGTTCCCCGAGGCCATGCGCGCAATGGCCATCAAGTCGGCCGTCTACGAGATGACCGACGGCAACGAGGCGGCTGCCGAGGTCCCCGTCGCCATCCCCGTGGATGAGATGATCCACGCCCTCGCCGCACAGTTCACCGTCCTGTCCCGCGTCCAGGACCGGACCGGAATCAGGTTCGTCCACGCCACCGACCGCGAGGCCATCGGCGAATGGGACCACGGCGACTACACCCACCAGGTGTATCGCGCCGCGTGGGGGGCGATGAACGAGCGGTACTGGTTCGGCAAGGAGGAGACCGCCAAGCGCCGGGCGGCCGTCATGAGGAAGTACGAACCCATGGGCATCCTCGACGGCGGCCGACGGTTCGTCCCCGGGTTCGCCACGGCTGGCTAGTTGAGCGCGCGGCGCAGCGTCGCCAGCACGTCGACGCCCGGGAACGTCCGGGGAATCTCGGTGTGCGCCTGTTCGAGCAGGTCGTCGAGCAGGCACGGCGCTGCGCCGTACAGTGCCTCTCGCAGGTACGGCACCAGCTCCGCCTCCGTCGCGGGAAGCGCGAGCTTCGCGACCAGCGGGGCGCCCTTGCTCTTGTACCTGGCCGCGGGTAGCCCGACCTTGTGCGGGTGGACACAGACCGGCACGCCGTCGGAGTCGTACCGATGCCCGTCGGCAGGGTTGAACGGGCTCTCTTTGGTCGGGCGCTCGTACACGTCGAACTCGCCGACGGGAAGTCGGCGGGACGGACAGATGCCACACGCGAGATGGTGCGCATCACCGCTGACGAAAGGCTCAGCCATGGGGTGAGCCTACGGCTTGTCCCGTATAAGTGCGTGAGCTTGGACTTGTGACCCGCTGCAACTGGCCGAGTGAGTGCTTCCTCTGGCGAGTGAGCCTTCGGTAGGACGCTCGCGCGCTCGGTCGGCCCGGATGACGAGGGCGGGCTCCGTCGGGTGGCGGAGGAGAACACGCCGAGCGGGGGACGTGCGCGGGCAGGGGGAGGTCCGAGGCTGGGATTCCTGTTGAGGGAGTGGTGGTTTCGGGTGGACCGTTGGGATCGGGTCGGGCGGTGCGCGGCTTACGGGGCGGCACTGGCGCTGTCGCCGTATTTGTTGATCAAGGTGTCGTGGGTAGTTGGTTCGCTTCTCGGCGTGACACCGATCGGAGAAGGCTTCAACCAGGCCGGGTGGGTGCTCCTCAATACGGTGACCATCGGCATGGCGGGGATCGGGATCGCGTTGGCGCTCGCTTTGGTGAGGCCCTGGGGGATGCGGATACCGGGGTGGCTGGTGGCGTTCTGTGCCTGGACCGGGTCGGGGTTCCTTGTGTCGGTCCTTCCGTACGCCGTGCTCAGTACGCTGCTGGATTCTGCGCGCGGCGGCTCGGGGGGCGGCGGTGGGGGCGACGAAGCCGCCATGCCCGGCTGGGAGGCCGCGTTGGTCCAGTTCAGCTTTGTCGGGATGGGGCTGGGACTTGCTGTCGCACTGCCCTCCTACCTGCGACGCCGCTGGCCGGACGCATTCACCGGACGGCTCGGGGACGATACCCGTGCCAGTGCGCCATGGGCGGCTGTCGTCGCGGCCGTCGTCGGTCTGGTCTGGTTGTACTGGGCAGCCGGCGGCACGCTGGGACTCTCGCGCCCGGCCGAGCGGAACACCAACGGGTATGTGCTGACTGGCGTGGGCGCGTTCTGGGCTCTCGTCGGCTCGGCCGCATTCTGGATGCTCGCCCGGGCACGTCCCGCCGGACTGCCCCGTCGGCTCCTGTTGGCTCTCGGCTGGCTCGGGTCGGGCTCGCTGTTCGCGTGGAGCGGCTGGAAACTGCCACTCACGCTGTTGGTTGCGCTGGTCCACCCGGCCGACGTCACCCCGCCGGAGAATCTCGCCGTCGCCGCGGTGCTGCATCTAGCAGCCGTCGTCGCAGGCGCCACCATGCTGAGAACACTCGTCGGTTCACGCCCGCGAACCCCCGCGGCCTGAGACCAGCCCGGCGAGACGATCTTGGCGGTAGGTGAGGAAGGGGAGCCAGACAGCGGGCGGATTGCGCTTGAGACCATGTTCAACTCTGCCTTTTCTCCGGCAACAACGCCCCGGGCCCGCCCCCGGAACGCGCGTACGGGAACCGAACAGCCCGCGAGCGCGTGATGCCTGGCAGGAGGTCGGCCCGACCGCCGGTGAAGATCGCGATCCGAACAAGATCCGGGCAATACCGGTGAGATTGCCAGGAGCTGCGGCCATACTGCTGCGGGTAGTCGTCCCTTGCCGCGCCAGGCGACGGGCCATCGCCAGCGACCGAGGGGGAGAGGTCTCGTGTCACAGCCGCCGACCACGGGCGGAGCCGGACTGCCCGGGAACGGGCCGACCGCGGCGGCGCAACCCGCGCTGCCCGGGCCGCGTCCACCCGCATTCGGCGCACCACCAGCACCGGGTACGGCATCGGGGCCGGGGCCAGGGCCGGGGGCAGGGGAGCCGGGGGCGCCCGGGGGCCAGGCGCACCCGAGAAGCCAGGCGACCCCGGCGGTCCGCGGCAGACCGCCTGGCGCGAAGGTGTCGACCGGCTGCGCGCCGCCGCGGTCACCGAGCCCGGTCGGCTGCGCATCATCGGCGCGGTGCTGGCGGGCCTGGTGCTGCTGTTCGGCGCGGCGACCGCGTGGCAGGTCTCGGACCGGCAGGCGTCCGCCGACGCGGTGGTCGAGCGCAGCCAGCCGCTGAGCGCGGACGCCGCCCGCATCTACCGTTCGCTCGCCGACGCCGACACCACCGCGGCGAGCGGCTTCCTGGCCGGCGGGCAGGAGCCTCGCGCGGTGCGCGAACGCTACGAGGCGGACATCGCGGAGGCCTCGCAGCGGCTGGCGGAGGCGGCGGCCAACACCGAGGGCTCGGCCGCGGCCCGCCGCCAGATCGCCGCGCTCAACGAGAAGCTCCCGGTGTACACGGGCCTGATCGAGGCGGCCCGCGCCAACAACCGGCAGGGGCTGCCGCTGGGCGGCGCGTATCTGCGGTACGCCAACGACACGATGACCCGTTCCCTGCTGCCCGCCGCCCGCGCGCTGTACGAGACCGAGTCCGCGCGGCTCGGCGAGGACTACGAGGACGCGAAGGCGTGGCCGTGGGTGGCGCTGGCCACCGGCGTCCTGGCGCTGGGCGCCCTGGGCTG
Coding sequences within it:
- a CDS encoding mechanosensitive ion channel family protein, giving the protein MFWSAAPAADSTPRPTTLDEAQQNASSAAGWVEENWSTWLGIGLRILLILVIAFVLRTIVRRAITKLIERMNRTAQAVDGTAFGSLLVNAERRRQRSAAIGSVLRSVASFLIMGTAGLMILSVLKINLAPLLASAGVAGVAIGFGARNLVTDFLSGVFMILEDQYGVGDSIDAGVASGEVIEVGLRVTKLRGADGEIWYVRNGEVKRIGNLSQGWATATVDVQVRSDEDLDRVRSVITAAGEDMAKDEPWNERLWEPVEVLGLDAVYLDSMVVKVSAKTMPGKALGVQRELRWRIKRALDAAGIRQVGRPPEPDLETEEAPDPTATIAAPSALADPLSPRAQAASPLIPPQAPTQK
- a CDS encoding ROK family transcriptional regulator, translated to MNDRTALELLVAHGPLTRTRLGELAGLSKPTASQLLGRLEAAGLVRVTGTATGRPGPNARLYEINPAAAHVAALAVDHAGVTAAVADITGAVLGEHRVSAAATDAATDADVRGRTAGIITETAGIITEAVGIVTEAVDGALAAAGLGNGDLHQAVIGMPGALDPRSGELRYAPHLPGWQSRTLRDDLAAALGTPVVIENDVNLAAVAEQHLGTAQDVDDFVLVRVDEGIGAAVVLGGRPLRGATGGAGEIGYMPLPGAPPARGGPAAAARPDAGGGFQKLVGSPAVVELARDHGIAAPTAAKALAQALHTPGAGDAVLTELARRLVSGLAAVVAVVDPELVVLSGEVPQAGGKRLLELVEAEFTGLALPRPRLRLSTVAGSPILIGALRTALAAARDAVFDTA
- a CDS encoding 6-phospho-beta-glucosidase, which codes for MKLAVVGGGSTYTPELVDGFARLRDVLPLAELVLVDPATERLELIGRLARRIFAKQGHPGRISWTTDLDAAVEGADAVLLQLRVGGQTARNQDETWPLECGCVGQETTGAGGLAKALRTVPVVLDIAERVRRRSPDAWIVDFTNPVGIVTRALLTAGHRAVGLCNVAIGFQRRFAALLGVAPEEIALDHVGLNHLTWERGVRLGGPDGTDVLPKLLAEHGDAIAAQVRMPRALLDRLGVVPSYYLRYYYQHDEVVRELKAKPSRAAAVAAIERRLLELYADPGLDGKPDLLDKRGGAFYSEAAVALTSSLLTGTGDVQVVNVLNNGTLPFLPDDAVIEVPAAVDARGARPLPQPPLEPLYAGLIASVTAYEHLALEAALKGGRERVFRALLSHPLIGQSEQAETLTDALLAHNREHLAWT
- a CDS encoding N-acetylglucosamine kinase, whose product is MRGAVLSVDAGNSKTDVALVDVDGTVLGTARGGGFHPHLVGAERAVAGLAPLVAEVAAQAGSDGPTRVRHVQACLANADLPTEERRLTEQLTARAWGETTTVANDTFALLRAGLGDGREPVGVAVVCGAGINCAGLAPGGRTACFPAVGRISGDWGGGAFLADEALWWAARAADGRGDPTELAAALPARFGLAGMYELIEALHLGRIPGERRHDMAPVLFSVAAAGDRVARRIVARQADEVVALATTALARLELLEEAVPVVLGGGVLTARHPLLDDRIRTQLAARAPKAVPHLVTAPPVLGAALLALDHVAAPPSSYVRLRAQYA
- a CDS encoding helix-turn-helix transcriptional regulator, encoding MSVPTVRRRRLGAKLRALRGELTLDEVAERSEGLFVPSKLSRIETAKSATKAKDVEALLDLYATLGREVSDELRAALVMLTKDGDQRGWWNSYRDVLTPAYEDLISLEAEAESVSAWHLGAIPGLLQTAEYAREINRATAMSEAVAAQIDALVEVRLARQAVLTREKPLTMWAIIAEQALRSTVADENLMYEQLGRLLSMSKRPNVTIQVLRSEAPLHVGQLGTFSILGFGPHMDLDVAYTEGLASTPLYVEDRDKIAVYRTAWQRLASAAESVEASAVLIAQIRKSL
- a CDS encoding ATP-binding protein produces the protein MIEQRRNPKPACCAPQAGIPPVLLLASEPQSARTARTFVREYVDYHVPGASEDHVDTVVLVTCELVTNSIRYGTEPGGSLSVVINADEERTRVEVHDPVHRRPRPRPESTHRDRGRGLLILDALCPGQWGVTNRPHGKAVWAEVKAT